Proteins from a single region of Kiritimatiellia bacterium:
- a CDS encoding NifU family protein, whose protein sequence is MRQQMEQKIREKLEQARAMLQADGGDLEIAAINGSKVQVRLTGACGCCPHATMTIKQGIERLLREEVDPNIVVEQVT, encoded by the coding sequence ATGAGACAACAAATGGAACAGAAAATCAGGGAAAAACTGGAACAGGCACGCGCAATGCTTCAGGCCGACGGAGGCGATCTGGAAATAGCGGCCATTAACGGCAGTAAAGTTCAAGTGCGCCTGACCGGCGCCTGCGGTTGCTGCCCGCACGCCACCATGACCATCAAGCAGGGCATTGAACGCCTCCTCAGGGAGGAAGTTGATCCGAACATTGTCGTGGAACAGGTTACCTGA